One genomic segment of Deltaproteobacteria bacterium includes these proteins:
- a CDS encoding ferredoxin, with protein MMAVIAARGRADIGLASSSAEMRMSRTRFSVDDVLCIGCRLCEERAPENMEMARGNSAAIVRKQPESDEEEEACREAAEYCPTGGLIPTEPAAAESKEESEARAPSQ; from the coding sequence GGCAGTCATAGCCGCGCGGGGGCGTGCAGACATAGGCTTGGCTTCGTCGAGTGCGGAGATGCGGATGAGCCGGACACGATTCTCGGTCGATGACGTGCTTTGTATCGGGTGCCGGCTCTGCGAGGAGCGGGCGCCGGAGAACATGGAGATGGCGCGCGGGAATTCGGCCGCCATCGTGCGCAAGCAGCCGGAATCGGACGAGGAAGAAGAGGCGTGCCGCGAGGCGGCCGAGTACTGCCCGACGGGGGGGCTGATCCCCACGGAGCCGGCCGCCGCCGAATCGAAGGAAGAGAGCGAGGCGCGCGCCCCGTCCCAGTGA